The Thermothelomyces thermophilus ATCC 42464 chromosome 6, complete sequence DNA segment CGATGGGCGCCCCGCTGTCAGTTTCTTTAACCTCAATACGAATCTCCCTAGACAGGCGTGACTCGGTACGGCTGCACTCGGACTGGGTGTTGACACAAGTGGTGGAAGACAGAAGCGAGTCGATGGAACCAATGCCACGGTTGTGCTTCCGGAAATGGGCATCATCCCCAGCCTCGGCGGCCACCTTGCCATGAGAATCCGTGAGGACCAGCTGAGGGCGGCCGGCTTCGGCCGAGTCTGGAGTCATAGACTTGGAGGCGGCAGGAAAGTTGGTCACGGTAGGGCTGCTCGGCGGCGTGGTGCCGGAGAGGGATAGGGCATCAGCCGCGGCTGGTTGTTTCCTGGGATCGGCCTCGGAGTCCTGGCGGCGGCTGACCGCCGTGCCCGTGTCGAGGCCGTCGATATCAACGGCTGCAGTTTTCCGCCCATGGGCTGCATCCTTCCGGGGACGATAGGGGAGACTGTAGAGAGTGTCGCTGCTCAGCTTAGGTGTGACGCGCCGGGCCACAGGGGACCTGCCCCTGGCACCGGGTTCCATCCTACACTATTGCCCGGCCCTTAGTAGTAGGAGTCGGTCTACGCCAGCAGGAGACGCGCTCCACCAAAGGTCGCGTGCCCGAGACGTCTCGAATCCGGGCCCCCCTCCGATGACGTCCCAGCGACAACGGCAAACAGGGCTCCGTCGGAGAGCAGCTGGGGTGGCGACCACTGGACCGCTAGAGCACTAGCTGGGACGTGGGAACCTTGCCGCGCCGTGCCAATTGTTCATGCGAAACAAAGCGATGAATAAGAATTTTAGAAAAATGAGCGACTGTAACGAGCGTGTGTGATGCGTGGTGCGTGTGTGCGAGTGTACGGGATCTGTAATGAATGAAGGGCCACTCGCATGACAAAGGAGAGGAAAAACCCAGACTGGACCCTGCTTGGCCGCGACCAAACGGCTGCTGGGCGCCTGGGCTGTCAGTGTTCTTCAGTCGAACGTTGCCAGAGCGAGCGAGCCTCGCGCCTTCTTCCCCCTGAGCACCCGCGACGTGTTTTAATTTCGATCGTCCCAATCGAGAAGCCGCACCCGTGGCGCGCGGGCCAATTAAACGAAGCGTCAACCGTGGGGTTGCCATTGGTTCAGGCAGCTACGCCTGAGCTTACACTAGTTTGCAAGGCACAGGCCCAGAGGGCCGCATCGACCGCCGCATCTCAGATTGGGGTTCTGGGCGCCCGAGAGCCATCTCTGTTTTGGGGGCCTCTCGTCGATGAGCTTGGATTGTTGTTTCCGATTCCTGAGGGCAAACAGAAGACCCACAGCTAAGGTCGCGTTCTCCAAGTGCTGAACTTCGTTTCAAGAACACGTACCCAAGCAACAATCCTACCTGCTTAAAAGTTTATTTTCTTTCtgcttgttttttttttaaaaaaaaatgtACTAGTGTTTTCCTCTATGCCCTTCACGGCTGTCAGCGGCACCCATCGACTCGCAGAAGATAGCTGTTTCGAATGCACTCCTTCTCCTAATTGTCCAATGTCATTTCCGCGTTCCCGCGACAATAGGAGGCCGGGACAAGACATGACACCTGCAACTAAGCTTGCAACTCCGAGGTCCGATGATGTGCAGGAAACGGAACCGAGAGGTCAATGTAACCTACGGGCTTCTAGAAAGGTGGGCCAGAAcgataaaaaaaaaagctcaGGCAACCCACAGCACGGTGTGCAAAAGGTAACTGACAAGGGTGAGATTCGAACTCACGCCCCATTTCTGAGACCAGGAAATCTTCTTGCGAGATCCTAAATCCAGGTGATCCTGAACCTGGCGCCTTGGACCGCTCGGCCACCTTGCCGTGAATTGTTAGATTGCAGATCAAGAAACTACCAATGTCAATGGCACAAAAAGACCGCGAGTTCACAAATAACGATGGAGACAACCAAAGCACCTTTTCAAGTTTGGCTATTGTTTATATTAGGCAAGAACGAATTGGGCTCCCTCTTGTAACTGTGCTCTGCAAATGGGCGGATGAAAATAAATTGAACTTTGTGGTTTCGATGGGTTACCTAAGGTACGTAGCAGAAAAACAACGGGGAACAAGCCAGATATCTGCCTCCGTACCTACCTAGACAGGCACTTTTAACTGGTAACCTCAAGCGACAACGAGACATGCTTGTTAACAAGCACGGTACTTTCCTTTGACTGCCGTTTGCATGACACTCTCAAATTAGGTATTTCTTCGCAAACATCAAGCATCCCCTTGCCCCAATTCATGATCAAAAACGGAGCTGCTCACGTAtagctatatacctataaattTTGGAGTACGCTTCTGTTCGGGTTCCTTAGTAAACGGGTAATTAATCGGCCGTGGGTATGTGCGGCCGGGTTTGGGCGCCCTTATAGCCTACCGTCCTGGCCGTGGTTCCCTaacgggagccggttctcTGTTTGGTTCCGATAGAGTATGTGATATCGTGCTGAGCAGCAATACGGCCGCTCCACACTAGAGAAAGCACTAGTTGCGTGATTATGGATAGCTCGATGTATTAGGGTAATCGGGGACGGAAAGAAGGTCCCGAGGAGCAGCGACAACACCCAGATTCTTTCCGGAAGAATTGCCAGAGCTCTCACCCCTGGGTGATGACTTTGGAGTGGCATGGTCATTCATAATTGCACGTCGCGTTGTCAGAGAGTATTGGGTTGCATTCTCGTGTTTCTCTATGATTTGCTCGATGACATGACTGATGTGAAGTCGTGACTCGAGCCACGAGGCCTCGGCGGGACTTGGAACCAGCTGGCAGATCCGATTGAACGTTAAATAATTAGACAACTTATCGAGTTATCTAGCGGCTCGCATACCTGTTACCTAAAGCCTCCGGAGCATAGTACTGAATACACGAGTCTAATAGATTCTTGAAACTTCACCCTGTGAGTAGGGACTAGGTCGAATAAACTGGCAGTTTCATCAAGGCCCCGGCGCAGACATCTTTGATTAATATGCAAAGATATCACTAGGAATTTTCGATCGTACCGTCCGCAGCCGTTTCGGCTAATGTGAAGAGGGTAGCTTTGATTTTGAAGCACTCGTGTACGTGTAGAAGCAGGAAAAATAATTAGAGAAAGGAAGGAACCTCTGGATGGTGAGCATTTGGGAAGAAAAGGGTAGCAGCGGCAAGTCTGACAGTTACCAATGAGGAGGGGCACCTAGAAGGGCATAATCATGAGTGCTTTGAGCAGGTAAGAATTCCCGTTGCTCTGTGTTTGGGTATGCATTTCTCAGTGGATTCTCAGCGTCTAGTTCCGTAGAGAATGTTTCAAGGACAGGGAGGAAAGAAAAATAAAGAAATAAAACTAGGTAGTGGATAAAACGTGGTACGAGTACTCTTGGAGGAAAAGAAATGGCGACTGCGTTCCCTATCATGAACAGGACATCTATAATTAAACCCTGTGAGCTTTGTCGAGAAGGCTTCCCAAAAGTCCGGTATGCAAGCCTCGGGTGCGTCTATTATTGCCCTAGTATTCGTTTTGGTCTTAGTCTTTGTCATCGTCTTCGTTATGAGCGAACTCACTGGTCTGctccgggggggggggggggttgtttTCTTGACTGCCAGTCGTGGCCGTGATCAAAGAAGCTGGGAAGAAGTATGGTCACTCACTCCATAATCTGGTGTCTGATTCTCCTTGGTCAATGGGGAGGGTGATGAATATGGGCAGTGATCGGCAGGGAAGAACTAAGTCGAACCAGGTGGTTCAACCTTTCGAGGAAGGTATGCTCGGCCACGACTGTCCCGATAAGAAAGCTGCCGTTGACCTGACTGTGTTAAGTATAGGGCCACTGTCTCTGTGCTTCCGGGAAGAGGGACAAGGAAACATCTCAGAGCTTAGCGGAAGGACAACGCTCTGTACCTATTTCCACTAAGCTTCGGCGCCCATTAGAAGTCGGTCCTTCCGTTCGCGGTAGACATACGAAATTTAGATGATCCTTCGAGTCTAATGCTTGTAATCCCAGGATTTTTATTATTGTCTCAACTTCATTGTTTCTACCACGCCATTTTGCGTTCAATCTCCGCTTCTACTTATCATTCTCTCGCTGATGGTAATAGAATGACTGGTCCACTACCATGCTCGAGGCCTGGTTGTGGTCAAAGTCTTGCCCAGTCAGCGTCCAGGAGTGTTAGACTCTATCAATGTAACCGCCCTCCGCAGACGCCGTGTACTTATCTCTACTTCATGTCGCGGTTCTATACGGGCGGCGCAGCTGTCTTCGTTAATAGTGTGCCTGAGACGAGGGAGCCTACCACCTTGCTGAGAGACTTGTATCCTACAAGCCGCAGAGTGCTTCTGCGCCCTATGCAGGAAGAATGCGCCATACTGAGAGGCTGGTGGAGAACAGAGAAGAGCATGCTTCATCTAATTATACTACGACCCAAGGAGAAGAGGCTCAGGTCAGTATAAACACTTAATAACCGCAACTTCAAAAACCGCTAATAGACGATAAGTCGAGACACCCTGTTATTATGACGTATCCGATGGGCCGGGAAATGCTGAACCCCAGGGGATGCCGTGTCAGTATGAAGCTGAACAGCATCCCAGCAACGTGACTATTTCCCTCATGGGTCAGTTTAGCCCTAGCCGTTCACGGCGCTTCGGTCCGCGTCCCTTGCTTCTCCCAATACTACGTAGTATGTAAATAAGGTACATATACGGCGCTGTATGTAATTATATACATTAACTGATCTAGTGTATAACGGTGCCGGCATCGCTTGGACACAGCGATTATCTTACCGTTACGCGTGTGTAGGCAGTCGGGGGTATCTCTACCCTGCCTCTACTCGTACACTACGGGACACCTTCGCGGCTGAAGTGGCGCAGGACGGTGCATGATCGACGCAGAATGGCATGGCTTGCCCGTCTGCAGAAACGCAATAGTACGCTGAGCACTCCATACtaagtgtacggattaccgcGCCTAGTATATTTTGTAATTACCACTTGCCATTTCGGGAGTATCTCGGGAAATTGCATCCGGAGTATTTATACTGCGTAATGCGGCATGTTTACACAGTACGGACGGCTTGGGCACGTCGGTGCTACGGAGTAAGAAGAAGGATTGCTAGATATAGAAAACGTCAGGCTAGGCTTCGGACCCTCACGACCGAGACGTCTGCAAAACCATTCCATtttccttcttttctttttttattTTGTGATTTTTCATCTCGTTCTCTCTATACTCGGGTGCTCTTTTGTTTTTTGCATGCGATACGCCTCCACAGCCCACCGCCGATCGTCCGTCGCACTTGGTCTCCAGAGTTGGGTCTCCCCCTCGCAAGTGTAAACGATTGATCGTTTGCCGAGCAGCGTTTTTACAAGGCTATGAAGCGCATGCAACCCTGCGCGGGCGATGGTGCACAAAAAATCCTCGTACGAGTACGCATGACCGTGTACACTACTCGAACTACTGTGTAAtatatgtacggattactgatATAGTGctacagtactccgtacatacctatTTTACACTACCCCGTACCTGTGGTGTAGTTATATGCCCCCAggtacgtatgtatgtacagtacataggtacatactccgtacaatACACTCATTGAACTAGTGGTGTACTACAAAAGTCACTTGGAGCTAGCGTAGGCAGTAGAGGGTATTCATCACTGCGCCGTTCGGGAGTTGAGCTCCTCGCTTTCACGTGCCATCAAGTCTCTCAGCTCGGCTCGGATAAGCTTTGGACAAAAGAATACGAAGGCAACGAGGTATCGTCGCCGACTGCATGCAGCCCGAGCCGTGGCGCCAAGCTTGGCGGGCAGCTGCTGGATGTCAGCTCGGGCAATCCACCTTTCACAGGATCGCATGTTCAGGGTTCCGGTCGACCAGTCATGGGGTGAATGTTAGGTTCCGGCATTCCACACTCGCAGCGATCGACCCGCCGATCCAGCACACAAGGCCGCCAGCAAGCCAGGCTCTTGTTATAGGGAACATTGccacgaaaaaaaaaaaaaagaaggagaagaaggagaagaagaattGATCATGTGTAGTGCATGCATGCGACTGTTGTATACCCTACatcttgttttttttttctcttccgTCGCGACCTCGCTTAGAATATATCCACCGACGAGTTGCAGAGTGAAACACTTCGAACATTCCATTCCAAGCTGCATGCATGCACCCTTCCCAGCAGAAGTTGGCAGTGGGGGAGTTtactgtgtacggattacacgaCAATACCTTCAGTAGCGTAATGCACAGACGGCGTCATGCAGAGGTGGTATCATAGTGTAGTGTAAGGGGAATACGGAAATACATACCTACTTTGGTCCAATCCCCCCGAACTTACCTTGATCTACAGTGCGAGAATGGTGCCTCGAACAACAGGCGACCAGACTCGATTCCTGACGGGTCTCGAGTGCGACGAGCAGACTCCCATGTCTCGTGTGGCGTCACTCCGTAATTACAAATCGGGCATGCAGTACACTAGCGCGCACACTGGCTCTCATCAATGTCACCACGGCCGCCTGGGGAGAATGCTCCGGAGTGAACAGATCTTCAGGGGCTCAAACCCAGTCCAGGGGTGAACTTCATTGAATCTGGGGAAGACGGGGCACATCGTCGTGCACGAGGCATAGCTAGTTAAGAATAAAACCATGGGACTCGGACTTCGGTCCAACACAGGTAAGAGCACATATGCATCTCAGAGTCGGCCGTGTAATGATGGGCTTTAAACTGTTTATTATGGTAGATTTAGTTACACTACGCCGTTCACCCGGAACCACCCCCAGCCCCCCCCCCATCGGCAGCGCTGAGACTGGATCTAACTGGATCCATCCCATTTTTGCCCTACAGAGTTGGCGTGCTGCACAGATGGCAATTCTCCGATGAAGAAAAAAAGCGAAACCGGGGCACAGGGTGGGTGTGAAGGCTGTCAGGGGGGCGAGATAGATTGTTAACGCCTCGGTAGATGGAGTTAACTCCGCATGTGAACAGAACCCAAGCTAGACTACTGTGTAACTgtactaatccgtacacgtAGTGTATTTGCTAACTCGCGTGCCTGTCAGGACAGCGCAGTGGACCAAGCAGCCCAAGCCCCATGGGGAAGGTACCTAACGTTGATCATGATGGCTTCATCAAAGTCTTAATTCGGCTCGTTATTACTCCACCATCTTCGAAACCCTCCTGACTTCTCTTGGCTCCCGTGCACAAGTTACATACCCATCCAAAGCCCGGTCTCCCATCGCGCGAAAGATGCCAGCTAGTACAATCGTATCTATGTAACGTCCTTGTAAAACCGCCCATGCACTCATGGAAACCAAGATGCCGCGCCCCGAAAGTACACCCAAGACAAAAGTAAGCAGGGGGGTTATGTATACAAGCCACCTTTATTGATTTGGCAAACGCCCCCGAAGATATAATATGATGGCCAGCTCAACTGGAGAGTAAACAGGGAAGAAGACGTCCCAAGTTCATTAGTGtaatttttttctttcttttcaaccaccccttcccccctttgGCTCAGAATCGTCCCGACCTCACTCCACGCGCGTCAGCGGCGCCAGCTCGACAGGCTTAGGTTCCGCCTCGCCGCCCCCCAGGACCCGCTTGTACAGCCAAGCCGGGAACCGAACGGACGGCTCGTCCACGAAGCGGGTGACCAGGGTGGCCAGCCACAGGGTCAGCGGAAGGATGATGAGGAGGTTGGGCAGGAGGAAGGACAGCTCGAGCCCGAGGGGCCCCACCttgggcagcggcagcacgcTCTCCCAGTGCTTGACCGGGCCGTGGCCCGGCCCGTGGACCTGGATGTCGGCGCCGGTGGACCAGCCGACGGCGTAGTAGATGAGGTCGCCGACCGTGTGGAGGACGGGCCCGTGGACGAGGTAGAGGGCGTAGGAGACGCGGCCGAGGAACTGGCAGGGCGCGGACTCGAGGAAGCGCCTCAGCCAGCCGAGGCGCGCCGCGCACGCCACCATGATGTTGCCGGCGAAGAAGAGGTAGAACCACTTGAAGTCGAAGACGGCCTGCGGCTTGAGGTACGACAGGTAGTGCCAGCCCATCTCCTCCCGCAGCTCCGTGATCTCCTGCGTGTTGGACGGGACGCCGCCCAGGTACATGCCGACGACGAAGAGGAGGTAGTAGATGAGCGTCTTGTGGCGTTCCAGGCGGCGGAGCCACCGGGGGAAGTAgcctcctccctccctcctggCGAGGAGGGTCAGGTCGCACTGCAACATGCCGGCCATGAAGAGCGCGCACGAGAAGCCGTCGACGATGTAGAGGAAGTAGAAGATCAGGGCGAGCTCGCAGAGCAGCCGTGCCTTGTGGGTGGCCCGCGCCAGCGCGACGCAGGCGGCGAAGATGATGACGGACCCTCGCATCTCGTGCGAGATGGACCACAGATGCTGGTTGGCGCTCATGTACAGCCAGCCGTCTTTGTAGAGGAAGCTGAAGTTCTTGAACTCCACGTACCAGTTCCATAGCTCCTCCCCGAGGGTCTTCTTAGGAGTTTGCCCCGCGTTATAGATGCCCAGCACGTGCCAGGACGTGACATAGACGAACGTCGTCACGATCACGGGGATGTAGAGCCGGAACCATCTCCGGAAGAAGGCGGACGCGAGATTATCAAGGAGCTTGACATGCTCGCCCGCGTGGATGAGCGAGAGCGGCTTTGCCGAGAGCACGTAGCCCGAGATGACGAAGAAGATGGCCACCGCGAAGTGGCCGCCCGAGAAGAAGTTGCGAATGAAGAAAAAGGTGGCCAGATGGTATTCGCCATGAGACCCGAACGCGTTCTGAAACACAGGATCGCCTTCCGGCGTTGCGTGTGCCCATAATTGGTGATGGTGGAAGTACACCATAAGGGCCGCGAACCCTCTCAGCCCGTCGAGGTATGCCGTTGGCCGTAGCGGTCGAGGTCCGTCCGAGGaactgccgctgccgctgccgccgccgccgccgccgttccAGGGCCAGAGCAAATGCCGCAGCCCGCGGAACGCGATCGATTTCATGGCTGATGGAGAAGGCCCCCTAGTGTAATAGAAAAAAGGTATCCTTCCGTCATTCGGCTTCGTGGCTGCTGTCTGCTGTACAAGATGGCGTCACGCTCCAGGTACCATCAGATTTGGCCCTCCGTCCCCGGTCGGCCaaaggaagggggggagtTTCGGACCGTGCGGTGGGGTGCAGGTTCTGCGTTGCTGGCCGAAAAGAAGAGGGAAGTACTGTGGTAATAAAggaagggaaaaattacagGATTGgtgaaaaaaaagaacaaacAGCCTTACAAAAGAAGACCAAGTACCCACATATCCCTCTCCTCTAAAACCCAAAAACACAGCTTGAAATCCAGGTGAGGATGGATTCGAATGAATGTTCCGATAAAAAAGAGGTGTGGCTACACGAGAACTCGGTCGTGTGAGACGCGCTCTGGAAATTGGCGAAATGCCTGGCTGAGCAGCCTGGTTCCGTGACCCGAACGCCAGTGGGCACAGTTTCATTACGCCTAAAGCATAACGCCTCTGATGAGGTGCCGGAAACGAGGGAGGGTTGCATGCGAAAAAAAAGCTTGTATGTTACAATGTCGTACTCGGACGTTGCCCCTTGTGTATTAACCCCAAACGTGCACAGTGCGTTGACACGGAGCCGACAGCCAACTGAAGGAGAACCAGTCGTTTTGCTCGATGATTCGTTCGTGATGGTGGAGTTGAGATCCGTTCCTGGTCAAGTTACAACGGAGCAACCCCCTTTCCCGGGGCGGGATCCGCGATTGGGCATCTCCAATCCGCTCTGAAGTCCCCGACCTGAGAGTCTGGCCCTGGGCCTCCCTTCCCCCAGCAACCCAACCCGTTTGGAGGGCTTACCTcgtagtgtacactagtTACTGGGCGCCTCCCCTGCGAAATCTCCGCATCGTCTCGTGTCACTGTTGCCGCAAAGGAGAGGCACGCGTTGAGAGACAGCTGCCCCGCTGCCGAGTGAGATTTTTTTCCGGCCGACTGCTTTTGGGTCGGTGACTGGGTATCCCTGCTCTAGGGAACAGGCCCGAAGTGATCAACCCGCTTTCATGGTAGGGCCCTTCTGGGCTGGCAGGCCAATTCAGGAACAAGATAAGGACCGCTGGACCGCTCTCAATTTAGGGGCCAGCCAGGTTTGTTCATCAGCGACTCTCTGGCACTGGCATAATTTTTCTTTCCCCTCCTCCCACCTGCCCCCAGCTTCTGTCCTTCGTTTCTTGCCTGCTATTTATATTGTTTTGAAATTCGATGCCGCTCGCTTTTTTCGCTGGGGCGGCACAGCACTCTCGTTGAGTCAGATTCTGCATCGCTTTCGCCCACCATGGTTGCCAAGCTCGGCTCGCCGCTGGGTAAGCCGTCCTTGGCGGCCACGACGGCCCAGTTCAGGAACTGTTTGCCAGCGCAGTTTCGGCGCGTTCTACCCCTCTACGTCGCCGCCATTTGCCTCGTTCTCTTCGTCTTTAACCTGAACCTCTTCCCGTCGAGCGTGCCCATCAGTCGTCCGGCGGTGCCCGCGGCAAGCGTGCCCCAGGTCCGGAACGAGTTCCCCAGGAAGATATGGCAAACGTGGAAGGTGAACCCGCTCAAGTTCGAGGAGCGGGACCTCAACACTGCGCGGACATGGCTCGCCAAGAATCCCGATTACCGGTACGAGGTCCTGACCGACGACAATGACATGCGCTATGTCGAGTACCACTTTGGGCCGAACGGCTTCAACCGTCCCGACATTGTCGAGTTTTATCGCGGTCTCAAGGCGGCCATCGTCAAGGCCGATCTGCTGCGGTACATGATCATGTACGCCGAAGGCGGTATCTATGCCGATATCGACGTTGAGGCCCTGAAGCCCGCGTCCAAGTTCATCCCGGCGAGGTTTGACGAGAAAGATATCGACATGGTGGTCGGCGTCGAGATTGACGAGCCCGACTGGAAGGACCACCCGATCCTTGGTCCCAAGTCGCGTTCCTTCTGCCAGTGGACTTTCATGTGCAAGCCACAGCTCCCCGTCATGATGAGGCTGATTGAGCAGATCATGACGTGGCTGAACGGCGTCGCCAAAGAACAAGGGGTTACCATCGGCGAGGTCAATCTGGATTTCGATCAGATCATCAGCGGCACGGGACCATCGGCTTTCACCGAGGCCATCATGGCTGAGATGGAACAGAACAAGGAGGATCCCAACCTCAAGATTGACTGGGACCTGTTCCACGACCTAGACGAGTCCAAGGTGGTGAGCCGGGTGCTCGTACTCACCGTCGAGGCGTTCGCTGCTGGGCAGGGGCACTCACATTCCGGCACCCACGACTCCAGAGCCGCTCTCGTCCGACACCACTATCACGCCTCCAACTGGCCCAGCAGGCATCCCCGTTACAGCCATCCGGCGTACGGCGAGGTCGAGAGGTG contains these protein-coding regions:
- a CDS encoding glycosyltransferase family 32 protein (CAZy_ID 267769); translated protein: MVAKLGSPLGKPSLAATTAQFRNCLPAQFRRVLPLYVAAICLVLFVFNLNLFPSSVPISRPAVPAASVPQVRNEFPRKIWQTWKVNPLKFEERDLNTARTWLAKNPDYRYEVLTDDNDMRYVEYHFGPNGFNRPDIVEFYRGLKAAIVKADLLRYMIMYAEGGIYADIDVEALKPASKFIPARFDEKDIDMVVGVEIDEPDWKDHPILGPKSRSFCQWTFMCKPQLPVMMRLIEQIMTWLNGVAKEQGVTIGEVNLDFDQIISGTGPSAFTEAIMAEMEQNKEDPNLKIDWDLFHDLDESKVVSRVLVLTVEAFAAGQGHSHSGTHDSRAALVRHHYHASNWPSRHPRYSHPAYGEVERCNWNPECVRTWDKNVEAFSKLSDEEKAKIIEQKQKEKEEEEKKRKAEEEQRRKAEEEKKKKQKEEEKKKKEAEEAERKKKEEEEASKEKEKEKAEGQQKEQEPEQQKKSGWFS